Within Flavobacteriales bacterium, the genomic segment ATTAGTTGTTGATGTATTGAGAAATGGTGGCTAAACAACATTATTATAATCACTATCTTCGCGCACCATCTTGGTTTATTCAATAATATGGAACTGAAAAATAAGAAAATTCTAGTAACAGGAGGTAGCTCCGGAATAGGAAAAGCTACGGCTAAAATACTTATTGAAAATGGTGCCATAGTTCTAATAACTGGTAGAGATGAGACCAAGCTTATCAAAGTGGCGAAGCAAATAGGAGCTGAATACCTTCAATTCGATATTTCAGATTTTGCTTCTATT encodes:
- a CDS encoding SDR family NAD(P)-dependent oxidoreductase, which encodes MELKNKKILVTGGSSGIGKATAKILIENGAIVLITGRDETKLIKVAKQIGAEYLQFDISDFASIDEKASEAIQKLNGRLRDSYVAAVGIKIKQNTDRV